In Cynocephalus volans isolate mCynVol1 chromosome 3, mCynVol1.pri, whole genome shotgun sequence, one DNA window encodes the following:
- the LOC134373665 gene encoding LOW QUALITY PROTEIN: ATP synthase F(0) complex subunit C2, mitochondrial-like (The sequence of the model RefSeq protein was modified relative to this genomic sequence to represent the inferred CDS: inserted 2 bases in 1 codon; substituted 1 base at 1 genomic stop codon) encodes MYACSKFVSIFSLVRSTXQLLSXPLSALELKRPETLTDESLSSLAVLRPLISLVSSRSFQTSAISRDIDKAAQFIGAGAATVGVAGSGVGIGTVFGSLIIGYAQNPSLKQQLFSYAILGFALSEAMGLFCLMVASPILLAM; translated from the exons ATGTACGCTTGCTCCAAGTTTGTTTCCATCTTCTCCTTGGTCAGGAGCAC TCAGCTGCTGAGCTGACCACTGTCTGCATTGGAGTTGAAACGACCAGAGACACTGACAGATGAGAGCCTCAGCAGCTTGGCAGTCCTGCGTCCCCTGATCTCACTTGTCTCTAGCCGCAGCTTCCAAACCAGCGCCATTTCAAGGGACATCGACAAAGCAGCCCAGTTCATTGGGGCTGGGGCTGCCACAGTTGGGGTGGCTGGCTCTGGGGTTGGGATTGGGACTGTGTTTGGGAGCCTCATCATTGGTTATGCGCAGAACCCTTCTCTGAAGCAACAGCTCTTCTCCTACGCCATTCTGGGCTTTGCCCTCTCGGAGGCCATGGGACTCTTTTGCCTGATGGTGGCCTCTCCCATCCTCTTGGCCATGTGA